Proteins from a single region of Deltaproteobacteria bacterium:
- a CDS encoding AAA family ATPase, producing MAAQDSPLPLFRLDLANRRLWRGEHLVRLYPKSWAVLHCLVTNRGTIVSLAELHKAVWPHKTVSASSVRVQIRKLRKALHESPKQPRFIATHSGGYSFIGAVQHLGIGIHSLGTAASFSRPPSPPHLVGRDKELDALYTQLNKALAGQRQVVFVSGEAGLGKTTLVRAFQEQLADTPVWVAVGQCVERCETGPGETYSPLLDALGGVLAQRHQATLRSVLHQCAPTWLAQIPRLVSLEPTQTPLPFGPSLQRSSMPRELAQAIEALTAQTPLVLILDDLHWSDPSTLDVVAMLAHRREQARFLLIGVYRPEEVYDTAHPLRSLLQEVQARRFCTELVLSPFTETAIRSYLADRFPVNAFPARLASTLRQRTEGNPLFLADLIETLVQHGVLTCRSGKWTLAVPLETLAKTIPASFRSLLDRRIDRLTEEERDILAAASVAGPRFSATMIAHALGQDVVRIEELCESLVEKRYFLLRAGVREGPADEYSTCYRFRDGLIYEAWLSRLPAAQKQRLQQRMEKHPQDRYCAEGKE from the coding sequence ATGGCCGCTCAGGATTCGCCTCTTCCTCTGTTCCGCCTCGATCTCGCCAACCGACGCTTATGGCGCGGGGAACACCTCGTCCGCCTCTACCCCAAGTCCTGGGCGGTGTTGCATTGTCTCGTAACCAACAGAGGAACAATCGTCTCTCTTGCGGAGTTGCATAAGGCAGTGTGGCCGCACAAAACAGTGAGCGCGTCGAGCGTGAGGGTGCAGATTCGCAAACTCCGCAAGGCGTTGCACGAGAGCCCCAAACAGCCTCGGTTTATCGCAACGCACTCGGGCGGCTACTCCTTCATCGGCGCAGTGCAGCACCTCGGCATCGGTATTCACAGCTTGGGAACGGCCGCCTCGTTTTCCCGGCCACCTTCGCCCCCGCATTTGGTCGGGCGCGACAAGGAACTCGACGCCCTGTACACACAGCTCAATAAAGCGCTTGCCGGTCAGCGTCAAGTCGTTTTCGTGTCCGGCGAAGCCGGCCTGGGGAAAACCACGCTCGTGCGCGCATTTCAGGAACAACTCGCCGACACTCCCGTCTGGGTTGCGGTGGGGCAATGTGTCGAACGCTGTGAGACGGGGCCGGGAGAGACATATTCCCCTCTTCTCGATGCCTTGGGAGGGGTACTCGCCCAACGACATCAGGCAACACTGCGTTCGGTCCTACATCAATGCGCACCCACATGGCTTGCGCAGATTCCCAGGCTCGTGAGTCTGGAACCGACACAAACGCCCCTTCCGTTCGGCCCCTCCCTCCAGCGCAGCAGCATGCCGCGAGAACTCGCCCAAGCGATCGAGGCCCTCACCGCGCAGACCCCCCTTGTCTTGATCCTCGACGACCTCCACTGGAGCGACCCTTCCACCCTGGACGTCGTGGCGATGCTCGCCCATCGCCGGGAACAAGCGCGCTTTTTGTTGATTGGCGTGTATCGGCCCGAAGAAGTCTACGACACGGCCCATCCCCTTCGCTCCCTCCTCCAAGAAGTCCAGGCCCGTCGCTTCTGTACCGAACTAGTCCTGTCGCCATTCACGGAGACAGCCATTCGTTCGTATCTGGCCGATCGATTCCCAGTGAATGCCTTTCCTGCCCGGCTCGCATCGACACTGCGGCAACGCACGGAAGGAAATCCCCTGTTTCTGGCGGACCTGATCGAGACCTTGGTGCAACACGGTGTCTTGACCTGCCGCAGTGGCAAGTGGACGCTCGCAGTACCTCTCGAAACGCTGGCCAAGACGATACCCGCCAGCTTCCGCTCGCTTCTGGATCGACGGATCGATCGTCTCACCGAGGAAGAACGCGACATCCTCGCCGCAGCCAGTGTGGCCGGCCCCAGATTCTCGGCGACAATGATCGCCCACGCTCTCGGCCAGGATGTCGTTCGTATCGAGGAACTGTGCGAATCCCTGGTAGAGAAACGTTATTTTCTACTCCGTGCCGGAGTCCGCGAAGGCCCAGCAGACGAATATTCCACCTGTTATCGTTTTCGTGACGGGCTCATCTACGAGGCGTGGCTGTCCCGCCTTCCTGCGGCACAAAAGCAACGATTACAACAACGTATGGAAAAGCACCCGCAGGACAGGTATTGCGCGGAAGGCAAAGAGTGA